The following are encoded together in the Panthera leo isolate Ple1 chromosome B4, P.leo_Ple1_pat1.1, whole genome shotgun sequence genome:
- the NDUFA12 gene encoding NADH dehydrogenase [ubiquinone] 1 alpha subcomplex subunit 12 isoform X2 — MEFLQVLKRGLQQLSGHGGLRGYLRVFFRANDVRVGTLVGEDKYGNKYYEDNKQFFGRHRWVIYTTEMNGKNTFWDVDGSMVPPEWHRWLHSMTDDPPTTKPPTARKFIWTNHKFNVSGTPEQYVPYSTTRKKIQEWVPPSTPYK, encoded by the exons ATGGAGTTCCTGCAGGTCCTGAAACGCGGGCTGCAGCAGCTCAGCGGCCACGGTGGCCTCCGCGGCTATCTACGAGTTTTCTTCAG GGCAAATGATGTGAGGGTTGGTACATTAGTGGGGGAAgacaaatatggaaacaaatactATGAGGACAACAAGCAATTTTTTG GTCGTCACCGATGGGTTATATATACAACTGAAATGAATGGCAAGAACACGTTTTGGGATGTGGATGGAAGCATGGTCCCCCCAGAATG gCATCGTTGGCTTCACTCTATGACTGATGATCCTCCAACAACAAAACCACCTACCGCTCGTAAATTCATTTGGACAAACCATAAGTTCAATGTGAGTGGCACTCCAGAACAATATGTACCTTATTCTACCACTAGAAAGAAGATTCAAGAGTGGGTCCCACCTTCAACACCTTACAAGTAA
- the NDUFA12 gene encoding NADH dehydrogenase [ubiquinone] 1 alpha subcomplex subunit 12 isoform X1 produces the protein MEFLQVLKRGLQQLSGHGGLRGYLRVFFRANDVRVGTLVGEDKYGNKYYEDNKQFFGRHRWVIYTTEMNGKNTFWDVDGSMVPPEWNKPKLPEELEVYESFQSIVGFTL, from the exons ATGGAGTTCCTGCAGGTCCTGAAACGCGGGCTGCAGCAGCTCAGCGGCCACGGTGGCCTCCGCGGCTATCTACGAGTTTTCTTCAG GGCAAATGATGTGAGGGTTGGTACATTAGTGGGGGAAgacaaatatggaaacaaatactATGAGGACAACAAGCAATTTTTTG GTCGTCACCGATGGGTTATATATACAACTGAAATGAATGGCAAGAACACGTTTTGGGATGTGGATGGAAGCATGGTCCCCCCAGAATG gaacaAGCCTAAACTTCCTGAAGAGTTGGAAGTATATGAATCATTTCAAA gCATCGTTGGCTTCACTCTATGA